In a single window of the Bactrocera dorsalis isolate Fly_Bdor chromosome 2, ASM2337382v1, whole genome shotgun sequence genome:
- the LOC105233770 gene encoding pyrroline-5-carboxylate reductase 1, mitochondrial isoform X2 has protein sequence MGITLQMLEEQLSSSARIIRAMPNTPALVKAGCSVYARGTKASQKDGELTVSLLEAIGTCEEVPEIWFDPITALSGSGPAYVFVMIEALADGGVRMGLPRDLAYRLAAQTVLGSGKLVRDTKEHPGVLKDNVTSPAGSTAAALKVLETKGFRGTVANAVEAATLRCREISGN, from the exons ATGGGCATCACTTTACAGATGTTAGAAGAG CAATTATCCTCAAGTGCGCGAATCATACGTGCGATGCCTAATACGCCGGCATTGGTGAAAGCGGGATGTTCGGTATATGCACGTGGTACAAAAGCAAGCCAAAAAGATGGCGAGTTAACAGTTTCACTTTTGGAAGCGATTGGCACATGTGAAGAAGTGCCGGAAATTTGGTTTGATCCCATTACAGCTCTGAGTGGAAGTGGACCAGCTTACGTGTTCGTTATGATTGAGGCACTAGCGGATGGTGGCGTTCGGATGGGTTTGCCGCGTGATTTGGCATATCGACTTGCCGCACAAACCGTTTTGGGCTCAGGAAAATTGGTACGCGATACAAAGGAACATCCGGGTGTTTTGAAGGATAATGTAACTAGCCCAGCGGGTTCAACTGCGGCGGCGCTTAAAGTTTTAGAAACTAAAG GGTTTCGTGGAACAGTTGCCAATGCAGTAGAAGCTGCAACCTTAAGATGTCGGGAAATATCAGGCAACTAA
- the LOC105233770 gene encoding pyrroline-5-carboxylate reductase 1, mitochondrial isoform X1, whose product MNQVGRIGVLGGGKMALAMVKGFLSAGLTKPERIIASVHPDDKQSFMQFEQIGIETVVKNEPVVEKSDIVLISVKPQVVPVILPEIRPLSNNKLFISIAMGITLQMLEEQLSSSARIIRAMPNTPALVKAGCSVYARGTKASQKDGELTVSLLEAIGTCEEVPEIWFDPITALSGSGPAYVFVMIEALADGGVRMGLPRDLAYRLAAQTVLGSGKLVRDTKEHPGVLKDNVTSPAGSTAAALKVLETKGFRGTVANAVEAATLRCREISGN is encoded by the exons ACAAAGCCCGAGCGCATAATTGCCAGCGTACATCCAGATGATAAACAAAGTTTCATGCAATTTGAG CAAATAGGCATTGAGACGGTGGTAAAAAACGAACCGGTTGTAGAGAAATCGGATATAGTACTCATATCAGTTAAACCACAGGTGGTGCCTGTTATATTACCCGAAATCAGACCATTGAGCAACAACAAGTTATTTATCTCAATAGCTATGGGCATCACTTTACAGATGTTAGAAGAG CAATTATCCTCAAGTGCGCGAATCATACGTGCGATGCCTAATACGCCGGCATTGGTGAAAGCGGGATGTTCGGTATATGCACGTGGTACAAAAGCAAGCCAAAAAGATGGCGAGTTAACAGTTTCACTTTTGGAAGCGATTGGCACATGTGAAGAAGTGCCGGAAATTTGGTTTGATCCCATTACAGCTCTGAGTGGAAGTGGACCAGCTTACGTGTTCGTTATGATTGAGGCACTAGCGGATGGTGGCGTTCGGATGGGTTTGCCGCGTGATTTGGCATATCGACTTGCCGCACAAACCGTTTTGGGCTCAGGAAAATTGGTACGCGATACAAAGGAACATCCGGGTGTTTTGAAGGATAATGTAACTAGCCCAGCGGGTTCAACTGCGGCGGCGCTTAAAGTTTTAGAAACTAAAG GGTTTCGTGGAACAGTTGCCAATGCAGTAGAAGCTGCAACCTTAAGATGTCGGGAAATATCAGGCAACTAA